A stretch of DNA from Nitrospira sp.:
ACTGAAATGATGGCCCAGGGCCTGGCCGTCAATTCCACCATTTCGATTGGAGGTGCCGTTACGAAGACGGTCAAGTCTGTGACCGCGACGTCAATCGGTTTCGGGACGGGGAATTATGTGAGCGGACAGTTTCCCATCGGTACTCCGGTGTATTTGCTCCAATGTGTCCAATACCAAGTGGTGGTGAATACGCCGGCCACGTGTGGGAGCAATGCCCCCTGCCTGGTCCGAGACAATGTCCCCCTGGTCGATGGCGTCGAAGATATGCAGATCACCTATGCCTGTGATGGATGCAATCAGGCCGCGCCCAATCCCCTCTATCCGGACGGAATCATCGACGACCAGGATGGATCGTCGTCAGGCGGCTTCCCTACATTTTCACAGGGGGACTTTGTCTCCAACGGCTCGTGGGCGATCACACCCAGGACACCGGACAAGATCAGGATGGCACAGGTGAGTCTCGTCGTGAGGCCGACAAAAGCTGACGACGGCTTGGATGAGAAGGGAACCAAAGCCGTCAATACGACTGGGCCGGTGATCGTCGGTGATCACAACCCATCGGCGGATACCGGGTACACCGCACAGACGTATCAGCAGCAACGAAGGCGGGTAGTAATCCGCACCATTCAGCCGAGAAACCTGTAATGAGAGACGCCGCGATGCAGGTGCGACCGATGTCAAGGGCCGGACAATTGATGCCAGGCGAAATGCAGAGGAACGGGCAGCAAGGCATCGCCTTGCTGACCGTCATGCTGATGCTGCTGATTCTGTCGATCCTCGGCATTGCCTCGATCACCGTGACCAGTATGGAAAATCGAATGGCCGGGTTTTTCCGCACAACCGAAGCGGTCGTGGCGGCTGCGGATTCGTGTGAAGGTCTCGCGGCCAACATCATTCAGCAAACGCTGTCACCGCCGGGAGTCTTGCCGGCTGCATTTGTTGCGCCGGCTGGTCCGGTCCCCACAGCCAATTCAACGATTCTCTGGCAAGAGATCATCGGCTCTTCGCCGCTTCCGTCTCCCGCGCCCACGGGAACGTTGGCTGAGAACTACGCAGATTCTGCGGCAACGAGTCCCAATTTCATCATGACGAATGTGCCTGGGTTCACGGTCAATGGCGACATTGACCGGCTCTATGCGCATCCAAAGTCCGGGCAGGGCACCGGGGTGACGGCGACGGAATTTGTCTACAGAATCACCTGTACGGCGACGAATGCCACGACCGGCTCGAGTAGTACCGTGACCTCCGTGTATGGGTGCCTGGACGGCGACACGTGCGTGAAAAAGGTCAACTGAGAGAGGAGCGCGTGATGACCAACAGGATGCTGCTTATGATGCTTGGCCTACTGGCACTGGTGCCGGTTGGATCGCATTCCGTCTATGCCGAGCCTGAACAGAGTCAGGAGCCGATATCGTTTTCGACGGTCGGCTTTCAGTCGGGGGTTATCGATGAAGTGCAGGGATCGACGATCCGCATTGATGGCCGGACCTATGTGTTGAAAGCGAATGTGTTGGTGGTCGACCACAGAAGTCGATCCTTGGAGTTGGAACGCATTGTGCCGACCTCGCTCGTCAAGTTTCATCTGAAAGAGGGCCACATCGACAAGATGATGGTCACGTTACCGCAATAACGTATGAAAGGTCTTGTCTCAACTCGTAGCCGTCACATGACGGTGTGTGTCCTGCTTGAGATGAGGAGGAAGCACGCATGAATCGACGAACTCTTGCCTCGCTGATGGTTTTTGTCGGTAGTGTCAGTACCGGTCTGTTTGGCTCCGGCGAGGCGGCAGCCGTCGTCTCGAACGCAGACTACACCGCGGTCCCACCATTTGTCTCAAGCGCAACGACACCGAATATCATCATCTTGATGGACAATTCCGGAAGCATGAGCAACTTGGGAAACTGTGACGGTACCGATGACGGAGACTGTGTTGATGCTGGCGATAAGGCATTCACGAATACGACCAACTGGGCTGGGTACTTTGATAGCCTCACTTGTTACACCTATGATACGACCGACACACGGTTCGAACCAGCTGCGGTCAGGGCGACGCTCGCCGATACTTGCTCCAGCACGCAATGGGATGGAAATTTTTTGAATTGGGCGACGCTGCGCCGATTCGATGCGGTCAAGAAGGCGATGAGCGGAGGAGATTGCTTTGTCACCAGAGCCGCGGATGGAACCTGCCCGACAAATGGAACTCCGGCATTGAAGACAATGGTTGCGCAAGGTGCTGGAGTCAACAGCCAAATTGCAAGGAGCACAAACTATGTGGGGCGGGTGCCGAGTAGTAC
This window harbors:
- a CDS encoding prepilin-type N-terminal cleavage/methylation domain-containing protein, which translates into the protein MRRVTRNQRGFTLVELMAAVLITVVIVAAMMTTVVTSNRANVVNSQVADTQQNVRLAIDLLGRDIKLAGFNYNATDPATTAVGACSATIGAVTKPVGLLPQDQTPTAADTGPDGVSMVLPVMNTNWTLSAAAGGTANAPTFDNSISLSGAAMTEMMAQGLAVNSTISIGGAVTKTVKSVTATSIGFGTGNYVSGQFPIGTPVYLLQCVQYQVVVNTPATCGSNAPCLVRDNVPLVDGVEDMQITYACDGCNQAAPNPLYPDGIIDDQDGSSSGGFPTFSQGDFVSNGSWAITPRTPDKIRMAQVSLVVRPTKADDGLDEKGTKAVNTTGPVIVGDHNPSADTGYTAQTYQQQRRRVVIRTIQPRNL